One part of the Ziziphus jujuba cultivar Dongzao chromosome 2, ASM3175591v1 genome encodes these proteins:
- the LOC107419331 gene encoding probable serine/threonine protein kinase IREH1 isoform X5 — MVFKGRFFSSSKKSDSSSNNNSPDGSSNSPRSFSPNSPIRSDKKKPKSAPKEDHHSPKPQVVAAGGGATGFSASWRHGQVKDGSKKKDKDVKGKESSQQAHKSTRPFKLSSSSAAAAGVSSSVVPKKLASSSAAAAAAAAAEVKEPSSVSPILASSLGLNRIKTRSGPLPQESFFGFRGDKVSALGTSNLSRHGGGGDGSSGSGSGGKKKEVGSNGRKMPLLDNATATGNWVDNGSNSDSMSTGSAPSRDQSPNVVAPSRLQNGESSSQAALTGRFESSCGPSGGLRSSDVCTPEVLTSYDCDNPKESESPRFQAILRVTSAPRKKFPADIKSFSHELNSKGVRPFPFWKPRGLNNLEEILVVIRAKFDKAKEEVNSDLAIFAADLVGILEKNVDTHPEWQETIEDLLILARSCAMTSPGDFWLQCEGIVQELDDRRQELPPGTLKQLHTRMLFILTRCTRLLQFHKESGLAEDEHVLHLRQSRILHSAGKQIPPPLGRDSKDSNATKASKAASARKSYSQEQHNMDWKKDHAAQAVNLFPPPADDNSKNLESPSSRDRMSSWKKLPSPAGKTMKETVRLKEQNDGKVEHPKTLNNKRGMSDGDLAAAKLSEPHVKDSHEHSFKHHHTISWGHWGDQQNVTDENSIICRICEEEVPTANVEDHSRICAIADRCDQTGSSVNERLMRIAETLEKMIETFAQKDIQHGAGSPDVAKVSNSSVTEESDVISPKLSDWSRRGSEDMLDCFPEADNYAFMDDLKSLPSMSCKTRFGPKSDQGMTTSSAGSMTPRSPLLTPRTSQIDLLLAGKGAYFEQDDLPQMNELADIARCVANTAMDDHRSNQYLLSCLEDLRIVIDRRKFDSLTVETFGARIEKMIREKFLQLCELVDDENVDITSTVIDEDAPLEDDVVRSLRTSPIHSSKDRTSIDDFEIIKPISRGAFGRVFLAKKRTTGDLFAIKVLKKADMIRKNAVESILAERDILISVRNPFVVLALEYLHSLRVVHRDLKPDNLLIAHDGHIKLTDFGLSKVGLINSTDDLSGPAVSGTSLLGEDEPQLSVSEHQRERRKKRSAVGTPDYLAPEILLGTGHGTTADWWSVGVILFELIVGIPPFNAEHPQTIFDNILNRKIPWPRVPEEMSPEAHDLIDRLLTEDPNQRLGAGGASEVKQHVFFKDINWDTLARQKAAFVPTSESAFDTSYFTSRYSWNTTDDINYPASDFEDSSDADSLSGSSSCLSNRHDEVVDECGGLAEFESGSSVNYSFSNFSFKNLSQLASINYDLLSKGWKEDPPANS, encoded by the exons ATGGTCTTCAAGGGCAGATTTTTTTCGTCCTCGAAGAAGTCCGATTCATCTTCCAACAACAACAGCCCCGATGGATCCTCCAACAGTCCCAGATCGTTCAGCCCCAATTCCCCAATCAGATCCGACAAGAAGAAGCCCAAATCGGCTCCTAAAGAAGACCACCACAGCCCCAAACCGCAGGTCGTCGCTGCTGGCGGCGGTGCTACCGGATTCTCAGCTTCTTGGCGGCACGGGCAGGTCAAGGATGGGTCGAAGAAGAAGGATAAAGATGTGAAAGGGAAAGAGAGTAGTCAGCAGGCTCACAAGTCGACGAGGCCTTTCAAGCTTAGCTCGAGTTCGGCGGCGGCGGCAGGGGTGTCGAGCTCTGTGGTGCCGAAGAAGTTGGCTTCTTCTtcggcggcggcggcggcggcggcggcggcggaAGTCAAGGAGCCGTCTTCGGTTTCTCCGATTCTGGCGTCGTCGCTTGGGCTGAATAGGATAAAGACGAGATCAGGGCCGTTGCCGCAGGAGAGCTTTTTTGGGTTTAGGGGTGATAAAGTGTCGGCACTGGGGACAAGCAATCTGTCGAGgcatggtggtggtggtgatgggaGTTCGGGATCGGGAAGcggggggaagaagaaggaggttGGGAGTAATGGTAGGAAGATGCCGCTTTTGGATAATGCTACTGCAACTGGGAATTGGGTTGATAATGGTAGCAATTCGGATAGTATGTCAACTGGTAGTGCACCGTCCAGAGACCAGAGTCCGAATGTGGTGGCTCCGTCGCGGCTACAGAATGGTGAATCGTCTTCCCAAGCAG CTTTGACAGGGCGATTTGAATCATCATGTGGTCCTTCTGGTGGCTTGAGGAGTTCTGATGTTTGTACACCAGAGGTACtg ACTTCATATGATTGTGATAACCCAAAGGAGTCTGAATCTCCTCGTTTTCAAGCCATACTTCGTGTAACAAGTGCACCTAGGAAGAAGTTTCCTGCGGATATTAAAAGTTTTTCCCATGAGCTGAATTCCAAGGGTGTACGGCCATTCCCTTTTTGGAAGCCTCGAGGGTTAAACAACCTGGAG GAGATCTTGGTTGTCATTCGGGCAAAATTTGACAAAGCAAAGGAAGAAGTGAACTCTGATTTGGCTATATTTGCAGCAGATTTGGTTGGAATTCTTGAAAAAAATGTTGACACTCATCCAGAGTGGCAGGAAACTATTGAAGATTTGCTAATTTTGGCTCGAAGCTGTGCAATGACGTCTCCAGGAGATTTTTGGCTTCAGTGTGAGGGCATAGTTCAGGAATTGGATGATAGGCGTCAAGAACTACCTCCTGGTACACTGAAGCAGCTTCATACCCGAATGCTTTTTATTCTCACAAGGTGTACCAGACTGTTGCAGTTCCACAAGGAAAGTGGATTAGCTGAGGATGAACATGTTCTTCACCTTCGTCAATCAAGAATACTGCATTCTGCAGGTAAACAAATTCCTCCTCCTCTGGGAAGGGATTCAAAAGATTCTAATGCTACAAAGGCCTCAAAAGCAGCTTCAGCTAGGAAATCTTACAGTCAGGAGCAACATAATATGGATTGGAAGAAAGACCATGCTGCTCAAGCTGTAAATCTTTTTCCACCTCCAGCTGATGACAACTCAAAGAATTTGGAGTCTCCTAGTAGTAGAGATAGAATGTCATCTTGGAAGAAACTTCCATCTCCAGCAGGAAAAACCATGAAAGAAACTGTGCGGTTGAAGGAGCAGAATGATGGTAAGGTAGAACATCCAAAAACATTGAACAACAAAAGGGGAATGTCTGATGGTGATCTGGCTGCAGCTAAGCTCTCTGAGCCTCATGTGAAAGATTCTCACGAACATTCTTTCAAGCATCATCACACAATTTCTTGGGGTCACTGGGGAGACCAGCAGAATGTAACTGATGAGAATTCAATAATTTGTCGCATTTGTGAGGAAGAGGTTCCTACTGCAAATGTGGAAGATCATTCAAGAATTTGTGCAATTGCTGATAGATGTGACCAGACGGGTTCAAGTGTCAATGAACGTCTTATGAGAATTGCTGAAACCCTTGAAAAGATGATAGAAACATTTGCACAGAAGGACATCCAGCATGGAGCAGGAAGTCCAGATGTTGCAAAGGTATCAAATTCGAGTGTGACTGAAGAATCTGATGTTATCTCACCAAAACTCAGTGATTGGTCTCGCAGAGGCTCAGAGGACATGCTTGATTGTTTTCCTGAAGCTGATAATTATGCTTTTATGGATGACCTGAAGAGTTTGCCTTCCATGTCATGTAAAACTCGTTTTGGTCCAAAGTCTGATCAAGGAATGACAACATCATCTGCAGGCAGTATGACACCTAGATCTCCATTATTGACACCGAGGACTAGTCAGATTGACTTGCTCTTGGCAGGAAAGGGTGCTTACTTTGAGCAAGATGATCTTCCTCAG ATGAATGAACTTGCTGATATTGCAAGATGTGTAGCAAATACAGCTATGGATGATCATCGTTCGAATCAATATTTACTATCTTGTCTTGAGGACTTGAGAATTGTCATCGATCGCAGGAAATTTGATTCCCTCACTGTGGAGACTTTTGGTGCTCGCATTGAGAAAATGATTCG GGAGAAGTTTTTGCAGCTTTGTGAGTTAGTTGATGATGAGAATGTTGACATAACAAGTACAgtaattgatgaagatgctccCCTGGAAGATGATGTGGTTCGTAGCTTGAGAACAAGTCCTATACATTCTTCCAAGGACCGTACCTCTATAGATGATTTTGAGATTATCAAACCGATTAGCCGAGGGGCATTTGGACGGGTTTTCTTGGCTAAGAAGAGAACAACAGGGGATCTTTTTGCTATAAAG GTTCTTAAAAAGGCTGATATGATCCGTAAAAATGCTGTTGAAAGTATATTAGCAGAACGTGACATTTTGATTTCAGTTCGCAATCCTTTTGTG GTGCTTGCTTTAGAGTATTTACATTCACTTCGTGTGGTTCATCGTGATTTGAAACCTGATAATTTATTGATTGCTCATGATGGTCATATTAAG TTGACAGACTTTGGGCTCTCAAAGGTTGGTCTTATCAACAGCACTGATGATTTATCCGGTCCAGCAGTCAGTGGGACATCCCTACTCGGGGAGGATGAACCTCAGCTATCTGTATCTGAGCATCAGCGAGAGAGACGAAAGAAACGCTCTGCTGTTGGTACACCTGACTATTTGGCCCCAGAGATACTTTTGGGAACAGGACATG GTACAACTGCAGATTGGTGGTCTGTTGGTGTCATATTATTCGAACTCATTGTTGGCATTCCTCCCTTCAATGCAGAGCATCCGCAG acaatatttgataatattctAAATCGTAAAATACCTTGGCCTCGGGTACCTGAAGAAATGAGTCCTGAAGCACATGATCTGATTGATCG ATTGTTGACAGAAGATCCAAATCAAAGACTTGGAGCTGGAGGAGCATCAGAG GTGAAGCAACATGTATTTTTCAAAGATATCAACTGGGACACTCTTGCCAGGCAGAAG GCTGCATTTGTTCCCACGTCGGAGAGTGCATTTGATACTAGTTACTTTACAAGTCGATACTCATGGAATACTACAGATGACATTAATTATCCAGCTAGTGACTTTGAAGACTCCAGCGATGCTGATAGCTTAAGCGGCAGCAGTAGTTGCTTGAGCAATCGCCATGATGAAGTG GTGGATGAATGTGGGGGTCTTGCTGAATTCGAGTCTGGCTCATCTGTTAATTATTCATTCAGTAATTTTTCGTTTAAG AATCTGTCTCAGCTTGCATCCATCAACTATGACCTGCTTTCAAAGGGTTGGAAGGAAGATCCCCCTGCAAATTCCTGA
- the LOC107419331 gene encoding probable serine/threonine protein kinase IREH1 isoform X3: MVFKGRFFSSSKKSDSSSNNNSPDGSSNSPRSFSPNSPIRSDKKKPKSAPKEDHHSPKPQVVAAGGGATGFSASWRHGQVKDGSKKKDKDVKGKESSQQAHKSTRPFKLSSSSAAAAGVSSSVVPKKLASSSAAAAAAAAAEVKEPSSVSPILASSLGLNRIKTRSGPLPQESFFGFRGDKVSALGTSNLSRHGGGGDGSSGSGSGGKKKEVGSNGRKMPLLDNATATGNWVDNGSNSDSMSTGSAPSRDQSPNVVAPSRLQNGESSSQAGRFESSCGPSGGLRSSDVCTPEVLTSYDCDNPKESESPRFQAILRVTSAPRKKFPADIKSFSHELNSKGVRPFPFWKPRGLNNLEEILVVIRAKFDKAKEEVNSDLAIFAADLVGILEKNVDTHPEWQETIEDLLILARSCAMTSPGDFWLQCEGIVQELDDRRQELPPGTLKQLHTRMLFILTRCTRLLQFHKESGLAEDEHVLHLRQSRILHSAGKQIPPPLGRDSKDSNATKASKAASARKSYSQEQHNMDWKKDHAAQAVNLFPPPADDNSKNLESPSSRDRMSSWKKLPSPAGKTMKETVRLKEQNDGKVEHPKTLNNKRGMSDGDLAAAKLSEPHVKDSHEHSFKHHHTISWGHWGDQQNVTDENSIICRICEEEVPTANVEDHSRICAIADRCDQTGSSVNERLMRIAETLEKMIETFAQKDIQHGAGSPDVAKVSNSSVTEESDVISPKLSDWSRRGSEDMLDCFPEADNYAFMDDLKSLPSMSCKTRFGPKSDQGMTTSSAGSMTPRSPLLTPRTSQIDLLLAGKGAYFEQDDLPQMNELADIARCVANTAMDDHRSNQYLLSCLEDLRIVIDRRKFDSLTVETFGARIEKMIREKFLQLCELVDDENVDITSTVIDEDAPLEDDVVRSLRTSPIHSSKDRTSIDDFEIIKPISRGAFGRVFLAKKRTTGDLFAIKVLKKADMIRKNAVESILAERDILISVRNPFVVRFFYSFTCRENLYLVMEYLNGGDLYSLLRNLGCLDEDVARVYIAEVVLALEYLHSLRVVHRDLKPDNLLIAHDGHIKLTDFGLSKVGLINSTDDLSGPAVSGTSLLGEDEPQLSVSEHQRERRKKRSAVGTPDYLAPEILLGTGHGTTADWWSVGVILFELIVGIPPFNAEHPQTIFDNILNRKIPWPRVPEEMSPEAHDLIDRLLTEDPNQRLGAGGASEVKQHVFFKDINWDTLARQKAAFVPTSESAFDTSYFTSRYSWNTTDDINYPASDFEDSSDADSLSGSSSCLSNRHDEVVDECGGLAEFESGSSVNYSFSNFSFKNLSQLASINYDLLSKGWKEDPPANS, translated from the exons ATGGTCTTCAAGGGCAGATTTTTTTCGTCCTCGAAGAAGTCCGATTCATCTTCCAACAACAACAGCCCCGATGGATCCTCCAACAGTCCCAGATCGTTCAGCCCCAATTCCCCAATCAGATCCGACAAGAAGAAGCCCAAATCGGCTCCTAAAGAAGACCACCACAGCCCCAAACCGCAGGTCGTCGCTGCTGGCGGCGGTGCTACCGGATTCTCAGCTTCTTGGCGGCACGGGCAGGTCAAGGATGGGTCGAAGAAGAAGGATAAAGATGTGAAAGGGAAAGAGAGTAGTCAGCAGGCTCACAAGTCGACGAGGCCTTTCAAGCTTAGCTCGAGTTCGGCGGCGGCGGCAGGGGTGTCGAGCTCTGTGGTGCCGAAGAAGTTGGCTTCTTCTtcggcggcggcggcggcggcggcggcggcggaAGTCAAGGAGCCGTCTTCGGTTTCTCCGATTCTGGCGTCGTCGCTTGGGCTGAATAGGATAAAGACGAGATCAGGGCCGTTGCCGCAGGAGAGCTTTTTTGGGTTTAGGGGTGATAAAGTGTCGGCACTGGGGACAAGCAATCTGTCGAGgcatggtggtggtggtgatgggaGTTCGGGATCGGGAAGcggggggaagaagaaggaggttGGGAGTAATGGTAGGAAGATGCCGCTTTTGGATAATGCTACTGCAACTGGGAATTGGGTTGATAATGGTAGCAATTCGGATAGTATGTCAACTGGTAGTGCACCGTCCAGAGACCAGAGTCCGAATGTGGTGGCTCCGTCGCGGCTACAGAATGGTGAATCGTCTTCCCAAGCAG GGCGATTTGAATCATCATGTGGTCCTTCTGGTGGCTTGAGGAGTTCTGATGTTTGTACACCAGAGGTACtg ACTTCATATGATTGTGATAACCCAAAGGAGTCTGAATCTCCTCGTTTTCAAGCCATACTTCGTGTAACAAGTGCACCTAGGAAGAAGTTTCCTGCGGATATTAAAAGTTTTTCCCATGAGCTGAATTCCAAGGGTGTACGGCCATTCCCTTTTTGGAAGCCTCGAGGGTTAAACAACCTGGAG GAGATCTTGGTTGTCATTCGGGCAAAATTTGACAAAGCAAAGGAAGAAGTGAACTCTGATTTGGCTATATTTGCAGCAGATTTGGTTGGAATTCTTGAAAAAAATGTTGACACTCATCCAGAGTGGCAGGAAACTATTGAAGATTTGCTAATTTTGGCTCGAAGCTGTGCAATGACGTCTCCAGGAGATTTTTGGCTTCAGTGTGAGGGCATAGTTCAGGAATTGGATGATAGGCGTCAAGAACTACCTCCTGGTACACTGAAGCAGCTTCATACCCGAATGCTTTTTATTCTCACAAGGTGTACCAGACTGTTGCAGTTCCACAAGGAAAGTGGATTAGCTGAGGATGAACATGTTCTTCACCTTCGTCAATCAAGAATACTGCATTCTGCAGGTAAACAAATTCCTCCTCCTCTGGGAAGGGATTCAAAAGATTCTAATGCTACAAAGGCCTCAAAAGCAGCTTCAGCTAGGAAATCTTACAGTCAGGAGCAACATAATATGGATTGGAAGAAAGACCATGCTGCTCAAGCTGTAAATCTTTTTCCACCTCCAGCTGATGACAACTCAAAGAATTTGGAGTCTCCTAGTAGTAGAGATAGAATGTCATCTTGGAAGAAACTTCCATCTCCAGCAGGAAAAACCATGAAAGAAACTGTGCGGTTGAAGGAGCAGAATGATGGTAAGGTAGAACATCCAAAAACATTGAACAACAAAAGGGGAATGTCTGATGGTGATCTGGCTGCAGCTAAGCTCTCTGAGCCTCATGTGAAAGATTCTCACGAACATTCTTTCAAGCATCATCACACAATTTCTTGGGGTCACTGGGGAGACCAGCAGAATGTAACTGATGAGAATTCAATAATTTGTCGCATTTGTGAGGAAGAGGTTCCTACTGCAAATGTGGAAGATCATTCAAGAATTTGTGCAATTGCTGATAGATGTGACCAGACGGGTTCAAGTGTCAATGAACGTCTTATGAGAATTGCTGAAACCCTTGAAAAGATGATAGAAACATTTGCACAGAAGGACATCCAGCATGGAGCAGGAAGTCCAGATGTTGCAAAGGTATCAAATTCGAGTGTGACTGAAGAATCTGATGTTATCTCACCAAAACTCAGTGATTGGTCTCGCAGAGGCTCAGAGGACATGCTTGATTGTTTTCCTGAAGCTGATAATTATGCTTTTATGGATGACCTGAAGAGTTTGCCTTCCATGTCATGTAAAACTCGTTTTGGTCCAAAGTCTGATCAAGGAATGACAACATCATCTGCAGGCAGTATGACACCTAGATCTCCATTATTGACACCGAGGACTAGTCAGATTGACTTGCTCTTGGCAGGAAAGGGTGCTTACTTTGAGCAAGATGATCTTCCTCAG ATGAATGAACTTGCTGATATTGCAAGATGTGTAGCAAATACAGCTATGGATGATCATCGTTCGAATCAATATTTACTATCTTGTCTTGAGGACTTGAGAATTGTCATCGATCGCAGGAAATTTGATTCCCTCACTGTGGAGACTTTTGGTGCTCGCATTGAGAAAATGATTCG GGAGAAGTTTTTGCAGCTTTGTGAGTTAGTTGATGATGAGAATGTTGACATAACAAGTACAgtaattgatgaagatgctccCCTGGAAGATGATGTGGTTCGTAGCTTGAGAACAAGTCCTATACATTCTTCCAAGGACCGTACCTCTATAGATGATTTTGAGATTATCAAACCGATTAGCCGAGGGGCATTTGGACGGGTTTTCTTGGCTAAGAAGAGAACAACAGGGGATCTTTTTGCTATAAAG GTTCTTAAAAAGGCTGATATGATCCGTAAAAATGCTGTTGAAAGTATATTAGCAGAACGTGACATTTTGATTTCAGTTCGCAATCCTTTTGTG GTTCGCTTCTTCTATTCGTTTACTTGTCGTGAAAATTTATATCTTGTGATGGAGTATCTGAATGGTGGAGATTTGTACTCATTGTTGAGAAATTTGGGCTGCCTAGATGAAGACGTTGCTCGTGTATATATAGCAGAAGTG GTGCTTGCTTTAGAGTATTTACATTCACTTCGTGTGGTTCATCGTGATTTGAAACCTGATAATTTATTGATTGCTCATGATGGTCATATTAAG TTGACAGACTTTGGGCTCTCAAAGGTTGGTCTTATCAACAGCACTGATGATTTATCCGGTCCAGCAGTCAGTGGGACATCCCTACTCGGGGAGGATGAACCTCAGCTATCTGTATCTGAGCATCAGCGAGAGAGACGAAAGAAACGCTCTGCTGTTGGTACACCTGACTATTTGGCCCCAGAGATACTTTTGGGAACAGGACATG GTACAACTGCAGATTGGTGGTCTGTTGGTGTCATATTATTCGAACTCATTGTTGGCATTCCTCCCTTCAATGCAGAGCATCCGCAG acaatatttgataatattctAAATCGTAAAATACCTTGGCCTCGGGTACCTGAAGAAATGAGTCCTGAAGCACATGATCTGATTGATCG ATTGTTGACAGAAGATCCAAATCAAAGACTTGGAGCTGGAGGAGCATCAGAG GTGAAGCAACATGTATTTTTCAAAGATATCAACTGGGACACTCTTGCCAGGCAGAAG GCTGCATTTGTTCCCACGTCGGAGAGTGCATTTGATACTAGTTACTTTACAAGTCGATACTCATGGAATACTACAGATGACATTAATTATCCAGCTAGTGACTTTGAAGACTCCAGCGATGCTGATAGCTTAAGCGGCAGCAGTAGTTGCTTGAGCAATCGCCATGATGAAGTG GTGGATGAATGTGGGGGTCTTGCTGAATTCGAGTCTGGCTCATCTGTTAATTATTCATTCAGTAATTTTTCGTTTAAG AATCTGTCTCAGCTTGCATCCATCAACTATGACCTGCTTTCAAAGGGTTGGAAGGAAGATCCCCCTGCAAATTCCTGA